Proteins encoded in a region of the Metamycoplasma alkalescens genome:
- the rpsD gene encoding 30S ribosomal protein S4, giving the protein MSRFLGSIFKKSRRYGTSLLENNKEFTKGKKRTTAPGQHGARRSKPSDYQLHMYEKQKVRFMYGLNERQFKNLFNVAARKSGITGTNLLQLVESRLDNLIFRAGFARTRAQARQFVNHNHVIVDGHKANIPSMIIKPNSVIEIKSSLQNNDELKKALEVMETASWLKREDFKVTYTRLPERHEFAKEIDESLIVEYYNRR; this is encoded by the coding sequence ATGTCAAGATTTTTAGGATCAATTTTTAAAAAATCGCGAAGATATGGTACATCACTTTTAGAAAATAATAAAGAATTCACAAAAGGTAAAAAAAGAACAACAGCCCCTGGACAACATGGTGCTAGAAGATCTAAACCATCAGATTACCAATTGCATATGTATGAAAAACAAAAAGTAAGATTTATGTATGGTTTAAATGAAAGACAATTTAAAAACTTATTTAATGTTGCTGCTAGAAAAAGCGGGATTACAGGTACTAATTTACTTCAATTAGTTGAATCAAGATTAGACAATTTAATTTTTAGAGCAGGATTTGCACGTACAAGAGCACAAGCAAGACAATTTGTTAATCATAACCACGTTATTGTTGATGGACACAAAGCAAATATTCCATCAATGATTATCAAACCAAACTCAGTGATCGAAATTAAGTCTTCATTGCAAAACAATGACGAATTAAAAAAAGCACTAGAAGTAATGGAAACTGCATCTTGATTAAAACGTGAAGACTTTAAAGTAACATACACAAGATTACCTGAAAGACATGAATTTGCTAAAGAAATTGATGAATCATTAATCGTTGAATATTACAACAGACGTTAA
- a CDS encoding NAD(P)/FAD-dependent oxidoreductase has translation MDNNKFDVLIIGAGPAGLTAAIYLARNGYDVAFIESHAPGGKMIEQSKIENYPGFDYISGTKLSINMLNQAKNNGAKQIFGKVIEIKSLADNQKAVYLENGKTYFSETIIIATGMINLVPTQVENIDKFTGNGVSYCAICDGALFKNQPCAIIGGGNSAFEESTYLASTASEVHIFVRDGIIAEAKLVKDAKKHKNIFIHENSVILKLEGEKNLEKIVCNINGQIQEMTIKGVFPYIGFKAATSFIKNKNLLNERGFIVVDDNMETAEKNIFAIGDVVAKGIRQITTATNDGTIVAKTISSRIIK, from the coding sequence ATGGATAACAATAAATTCGATGTTTTAATAATTGGTGCAGGACCAGCAGGATTAACTGCAGCAATTTATTTAGCAAGAAATGGTTATGATGTTGCTTTTATTGAAAGTCATGCTCCAGGTGGAAAAATGATAGAGCAATCAAAAATTGAAAACTACCCTGGTTTTGATTACATTAGTGGCACAAAACTTTCAATCAATATGTTAAATCAAGCCAAAAACAATGGTGCAAAACAAATTTTTGGCAAAGTAATTGAAATAAAAAGTCTTGCTGACAACCAAAAAGCAGTTTATTTAGAAAATGGTAAAACCTATTTTTCTGAAACAATAATTATTGCTACTGGAATGATAAATTTAGTTCCAACACAAGTTGAAAATATTGATAAATTTACAGGCAATGGTGTTTCTTATTGTGCAATTTGTGATGGTGCTTTGTTTAAAAATCAACCTTGTGCAATTATTGGCGGTGGTAATTCTGCTTTTGAAGAATCAACCTATTTAGCTTCAACTGCTTCAGAAGTGCATATTTTTGTTCGGGACGGAATTATTGCTGAAGCTAAATTGGTGAAAGATGCAAAAAAACATAAAAATATTTTCATTCACGAAAATTCAGTAATTTTAAAACTTGAAGGTGAAAAAAATCTGGAAAAAATTGTTTGCAACATTAATGGTCAAATCCAAGAAATGACAATTAAAGGTGTATTTCCCTACATTGGTTTTAAAGCCGCAACTTCTTTTATTAAAAACAAAAATTTATTAAATGAAAGAGGTTTTATTGTTGTTGATGATAATATGGAAACAGCTGAAAAAAACATTTTTGCAATTGGTGATGTTGTTGCCAAAGGAATTCGGCAAATTACAACTGCCACAAATGATGGTACAATCGTTGCGAAAACAATTTCATCAAGAATAATTAAATAG
- the lgt gene encoding prolipoprotein diacylglyceryl transferase yields the protein MKDYAGVSLQIGPFYVYSLTMMLGMLSSILTVVYFWKREKWPFDQLAILIFIALPTAIIGARLFFVIQQLIEHRGWVNGPWYKMFFIWEGGLSIHGGVIVSTICCIVYVVFAKSAKTIDLKKAFSIILPAVLIGQTIGRWGNFANHEVYGQIMLENSLAFKILPQIIREHMFINGHYRLPLFLYESVANLIGYIILVWILNNYNWLKPGTTGALYILYYGIVRFGMEPLRQDNYNIYKVISALYIITGLVLLVLFEFVIKLNYNVYKIYKYRKEWTHKVFYFIVYEPKEARSKLLKRDFEKNRFIEHTEKARV from the coding sequence ATGAAAGATTATGCTGGTGTTAGTTTACAAATTGGTCCTTTTTATGTTTATTCATTAACAATGATGTTAGGAATGTTGTCATCAATTTTGACTGTTGTTTATTTTTGAAAAAGAGAGAAGTGACCTTTTGATCAATTAGCAATTTTAATTTTTATTGCTTTACCAACAGCAATTATTGGGGCAAGACTTTTCTTTGTAATTCAGCAATTAATCGAACACCGCGGTTGAGTCAATGGACCATGATATAAAATGTTTTTTATCTGAGAAGGTGGATTATCAATCCATGGGGGAGTAATTGTTTCAACAATTTGTTGTATTGTTTATGTTGTTTTTGCAAAAAGTGCCAAGACAATTGATCTAAAAAAAGCATTTTCAATCATTTTACCAGCTGTTTTAATTGGTCAAACAATTGGACGTTGAGGAAACTTTGCAAATCACGAAGTTTATGGTCAAATCATGCTTGAAAATTCCTTAGCATTTAAAATCTTGCCGCAAATAATTCGTGAGCATATGTTTATTAATGGACATTACCGTTTACCACTATTTTTATATGAATCAGTTGCAAACTTAATTGGATACATCATTCTAGTTTGAATTTTAAACAATTACAATTGATTAAAACCAGGAACAACTGGAGCACTATATATTTTATACTACGGAATCGTTCGTTTTGGTATGGAACCACTACGTCAAGATAACTATAATATTTATAAAGTAATTTCAGCTTTATACATTATTACTGGTTTGGTGTTGTTAGTTTTATTTGAATTTGTAATTAAACTAAATTACAATGTTTATAAAATCTATAAATACAGAAAAGAATGAACACATAAAGTTTTTTATTTCATTGTATATGAACCAAAAGAAGCAAGAAGTAAATTATTAAAAAGAGATTTTGAAAAAAATAGATTTATTGAACACACTGAAAAAGCTCGTGTTTAA
- the uvrA gene encoding excinuclease ABC subunit UvrA, protein MKDKIIIKNARENNLKNISLEIPRNKFIVFTGLSGSGKSSLAFNTIYEEGRRRYVDSLSNYAKQFLGGSKKPDVDSIEGLSPAISIEQKTVHNNPRSIVGTVTEIYDYLRLLFARIGKPFCPNHKKEITAQKSRDIINHVLTQKPGSKIFIMSPIVINQKGSFATVLAKLKKEGFLRIKANNEIYELENEIKLDKNKKWNIDLIIDRITLSEQQEIKSRISEAIEIALQYSNGLVTIEVLDGIKNTYSIYHSCEHGDFDMPKIEPRLFSFNSPNGMCLKCKGLGMLQKASWDLICPDKNLSINKGAILFYKNFMNTPNLEWQEFDKLLSFYQIDKNLPIKDLSNFELEILKFGSVEDITYTLIAESGNRYERSKHIEGLCEKIERKYFDTSSNDARVYYSKYLMDMPCDECKGKRLNKFALATKINNLDIFEICNKSIEELKIILNEIKLSEMEKEITNLILIELNHRIDFLINVGLQYLTLNRKAETLSGGEAQRIRLATQIGANLTGVLYVLDEPSIGLHQKDNEKLLNSLKKMVELGNSLIVVEHDEETIREADFIVDIGPKAGEHGGEVVAAGNLEQIMNEQKSITGQYLAKKLEIKIPKSRRSGNDKILSIKNASANNLRNISAKFPLGKFIAVTGVSGSGKSSLINQELVKELDTFFKNPGNYINQKNKLSGYLEIDKLIKIDQSAIGRTPRSNPATYTGVFDDIREIFANVEESKIRGYTRSRFSFNVPGGRCDKCEGDGVIKIEMHFLPDVYVTCDHCDGQRYNYETLEIKYHGKSISDILNMTVEQAYNFFSLRSKIKDQLQTLLDVGLGYIKLGQNATTLSGGEAQRVKLATYLQKKPTGKSLYILDEPTTGLHSYDVQNLLNVLNRIIDNGDTVIVIEHNLDVIKCADYIIDLGPGGGRLGGQIIATGTPEQVAKIPESYTGQYLNKILNNS, encoded by the coding sequence ATGAAAGATAAAATAATAATCAAAAATGCAAGAGAAAATAATCTAAAAAATATTAGTTTAGAAATTCCTCGCAATAAATTTATTGTTTTTACAGGACTATCTGGTTCAGGAAAAAGTTCACTTGCATTTAATACTATTTATGAAGAAGGAAGAAGAAGATACGTTGATAGTTTATCAAACTATGCCAAACAATTTCTTGGTGGATCAAAAAAGCCAGATGTTGATAGTATTGAAGGACTAAGTCCAGCAATTTCAATTGAACAAAAAACAGTTCATAATAACCCTCGGAGCATTGTTGGAACAGTAACTGAAATATATGATTATTTGCGGTTACTTTTTGCAAGAATTGGTAAACCTTTTTGTCCAAATCATAAAAAAGAAATCACTGCCCAAAAAAGCAGGGATATTATTAATCATGTTTTAACCCAAAAACCTGGTTCAAAAATATTCATTATGTCACCAATTGTTATTAACCAAAAAGGTTCATTTGCAACAGTTCTAGCAAAACTTAAAAAAGAAGGTTTTTTAAGAATTAAAGCAAATAATGAAATTTATGAATTAGAAAATGAAATTAAACTTGACAAAAACAAAAAATGAAATATTGATTTGATTATTGATCGGATCACCCTTTCAGAACAGCAAGAAATTAAATCAAGAATTTCTGAAGCAATTGAGATTGCCTTGCAATATTCAAATGGTTTGGTAACAATTGAAGTTCTTGATGGAATTAAAAATACTTATTCAATTTATCACAGTTGTGAACATGGTGATTTTGATATGCCCAAAATCGAACCACGACTTTTTTCATTTAACTCACCAAATGGGATGTGTTTAAAATGTAAGGGTTTAGGTATGTTACAAAAAGCTTCTTGAGATCTGATTTGTCCAGATAAAAATTTATCAATTAATAAAGGTGCGATTTTATTTTATAAAAATTTCATGAACACGCCAAATTTAGAATGACAAGAATTTGATAAATTACTAAGTTTTTATCAAATTGATAAAAATTTGCCAATCAAAGATTTATCAAATTTTGAACTTGAAATTTTAAAATTTGGTTCAGTTGAAGATATTACATATACCCTTATTGCTGAAAGTGGTAACCGTTATGAAAGATCAAAACATATTGAAGGATTATGTGAAAAAATTGAGCGCAAATATTTTGATACATCTTCAAATGACGCAAGAGTTTATTATTCAAAATATTTAATGGATATGCCTTGTGATGAGTGTAAAGGTAAAAGATTAAACAAATTTGCTTTGGCAACCAAAATCAATAACCTTGATATTTTTGAAATTTGCAATAAATCAATTGAAGAGCTAAAAATAATTTTAAATGAGATTAAGTTATCTGAGATGGAAAAAGAAATTACAAACTTAATTTTGATTGAACTAAACCATCGCATTGATTTTTTAATTAATGTTGGATTACAATATTTAACACTTAATCGAAAAGCTGAAACTTTATCAGGTGGTGAAGCACAACGAATTCGTTTAGCCACACAAATTGGCGCAAATTTAACTGGTGTTTTATATGTTTTAGATGAACCATCAATTGGATTGCACCAAAAAGATAATGAAAAATTGCTAAATTCATTAAAAAAAATGGTTGAATTAGGCAATTCCTTAATTGTTGTTGAACATGATGAAGAAACAATTCGTGAGGCTGATTTCATTGTTGATATTGGTCCAAAAGCCGGCGAACATGGTGGTGAAGTTGTTGCTGCTGGAAATTTAGAACAAATCATGAATGAGCAAAAAAGTATCACAGGACAATATCTAGCTAAAAAACTTGAAATCAAGATTCCTAAAAGTCGTCGTTCAGGAAATGATAAAATTTTAAGCATTAAAAATGCTTCAGCAAATAACTTAAGAAATATTAGTGCGAAATTTCCACTTGGCAAATTCATTGCTGTAACTGGGGTTTCGGGGTCAGGAAAATCTTCATTAATTAATCAAGAATTAGTCAAAGAATTAGATACATTTTTTAAAAATCCAGGAAATTATATTAATCAAAAAAATAAATTATCAGGATATTTAGAAATTGATAAATTAATCAAAATTGACCAAAGTGCAATCGGAAGAACACCACGTTCAAACCCAGCAACATATACTGGAGTTTTTGATGATATTCGGGAAATTTTTGCAAATGTTGAAGAGTCAAAAATTCGTGGATATACACGTTCAAGATTTTCTTTTAATGTTCCAGGAGGTAGATGCGATAAATGCGAAGGTGATGGTGTGATTAAAATTGAAATGCATTTTTTACCTGATGTTTATGTTACTTGTGACCATTGTGATGGTCAAAGATATAATTATGAAACACTTGAAATTAAATACCATGGTAAATCAATTAGTGATATTTTAAATATGACTGTTGAACAAGCTTATAATTTCTTTTCTTTAAGATCTAAAATTAAAGATCAACTTCAAACATTATTAGATGTTGGACTTGGCTATATTAAATTAGGCCAAAATGCAACAACACTATCTGGTGGTGAAGCTCAAAGAGTTAAATTAGCAACTTATTTACAAAAAAAACCAACAGGAAAATCATTATATATTTTAGATGAACCAACAACAGGACTACATTCATACGATGTCCAAAATCTTTTAAATGTTTTAAACCGAATTATTGATAATGGCGATACAGTTATTGTGATTGAGCATAATTTAGATGTCATTAAATGTGCCGATTATATTATTGATTTAGGACCGGGGGGCGGAAGACTTGGTGGGCAAATTATTGCAACTGGAACACCTGAACAAGTTGCTAAAATTCCCGAGTCTTACACTGGACAATATTTGAATAAAATCTTAAATAATTCTTAA
- a CDS encoding Fic family protein, with product MMRNFDYSKINEIKWDSEILSLITAIYHYKGKTEFFIKQESKKLDQLVENTKNVSTMTSNEIEGIITTTQRFKKIMANKILPRNKNEKEIMGYKEILNIINDNFEDLPLSKNYILQMHKIMLKYTNNPLAGKIKNVQNYITINYADGNQEILFKPISPFETPIALEKICDEFNQAINNFLVEPLILIPIFIHDFLCIHPFNDGNGRISRLLTTLLLYKSGFFVSKYVSLESLIANTKIDYYQALQIAGINWHEEKEDVIPFIKYILGIILAGYKELKDKSFVIEEKLLAIDIVRKAISLKMGSFSKQDICELCPTLSLSSIERSLRNLVQLGEIKLKGIGKKIRYTKLK from the coding sequence ATGATGCGAAATTTTGATTATTCAAAAATTAATGAAATTAAATGAGATTCAGAAATACTAAGTTTAATCACAGCAATTTATCATTACAAAGGAAAAACTGAGTTTTTTATTAAACAAGAATCAAAAAAATTGGATCAACTTGTTGAAAATACAAAAAACGTTAGCACAATGACTTCAAATGAAATTGAGGGAATTATTACAACAACTCAAAGATTTAAAAAAATTATGGCCAACAAGATTTTGCCAAGAAATAAAAATGAAAAAGAAATTATGGGATATAAAGAAATTTTAAATATAATCAATGATAATTTTGAAGATCTTCCTCTTTCAAAAAACTATATTTTGCAAATGCATAAAATAATGTTAAAGTACACTAATAATCCTCTAGCTGGTAAAATAAAAAATGTTCAAAATTACATCACTATAAATTATGCAGATGGCAATCAAGAAATTTTATTTAAACCTATTTCACCATTCGAAACACCAATTGCCTTAGAAAAAATATGTGATGAATTTAACCAAGCTATTAATAATTTTTTAGTTGAACCGCTTATTTTGATTCCAATTTTTATTCATGATTTTTTATGTATTCATCCTTTTAATGATGGAAATGGTAGAATAAGTCGATTATTAACAACACTTTTGTTATATAAAAGCGGATTTTTTGTAAGTAAATATGTTTCTTTAGAATCTTTAATTGCCAATACTAAAATTGATTATTATCAAGCATTACAAATTGCAGGGATTAACTGACATGAAGAAAAAGAAGACGTTATTCCTTTTATAAAATATATCTTAGGGATTATTCTTGCAGGATACAAAGAATTAAAAGATAAGTCTTTTGTAATTGAAGAAAAACTTTTAGCAATTGATATTGTAAGAAAAGCTATTTCATTAAAAATGGGAAGTTTTAGTAAACAAGATATTTGTGAACTTTGCCCCACATTAAGTTTAAGTTCAATTGAAAGATCGTTAAGAAATCTTGTTCAATTAGGAGAAATAAAACTAAAAGGTATTGGTAAAAAAATCAGATATACGAAATTGAAATAA
- a CDS encoding Mbov_0400 family ICE element protein, with product MNNEMMIGIVYKKRNKGNKLPIAKDKYGNLIEGHGTNRPYVIFYSDKKVYYLSLKSITNQNRIQTKNDKTNFISKIDTYGQEKEIAINCSVINVMDRDLFESLYVEDKKNNFQTSPQIYDEVMNILYKNINYIKYFEVDHFDFKNNNTIWKTDEQAIKNQKICVPIIKAYANIDRKIIDKLKQDPKKFYQYVEDVYKKVGDNNKKVNDNYKKANDNDKEELDNKRPLRL from the coding sequence ATGAATAATGAAATGATGATTGGTATAGTTTATAAAAAAAGGAATAAAGGAAATAAATTACCAATAGCAAAAGATAAATATGGAAATCTAATTGAAGGTCATGGTACAAATAGACCTTATGTTATCTTTTATTCAGATAAAAAAGTATACTATCTTAGTCTTAAGTCAATAACAAATCAAAATAGGATTCAAACTAAGAATGATAAAACTAATTTTATATCTAAAATTGATACATATGGCCAAGAAAAAGAAATAGCTATCAATTGTTCAGTTATTAATGTAATGGATCGAGACTTATTTGAGAGTTTATATGTTGAAGATAAAAAAAATAATTTTCAAACATCACCGCAAATATATGATGAAGTTATGAATATCTTATATAAAAATATCAATTATATTAAATATTTTGAAGTTGATCATTTTGATTTCAAAAATAATAATACGATTTGAAAAACAGATGAACAAGCAATTAAAAATCAAAAAATATGTGTACCAATAATAAAAGCTTATGCTAATATTGACAGAAAAATAATTGATAAATTGAAACAAGACCCAAAAAAGTTTTATCAATATGTTGAAGATGTTTATAAAAAAGTGGGTGATAATAATAAAAAAGTAAATGATAATTATAAAAAAGCAAATGATAATGATAAGGAAGAACTAGATAATAAACGACCCTTAAGGTTATAA